TTCAAAGGTGGATAGTGTTGCACAAAATGCAAAAAAACAACCAtcagtttggtttacagagtctaaaTGAATTTATTTAAGTTGctgctaaaaaaaaataaatcaaaatttcagCTGGAATCTCCACGGTCAATTTAGAAACTAATCCAAGGGTATTAAATATCGATCCGCGTACTTTCATTCTATTGGTTCAGGCGAATCTACTAGAACTGTATATATTAAACTTCGGGGGAAGGCATAGTTCGACTCATATCTCTCTCAATGGCGGGTCGTGGCAAAACTCTCGGATCCGCGGCTGCGAAGAAGGCCACAACGAGGAGTAGCAAAGCCGGCCTCCAATTCCCGGTGGGTCGAATCGCTCGTTTCCTGAAGAAAGGCAAATACGCCGAACGCGTCGGCGCCGGAGCTCCCGTCTACTTAGCCGCCGTTCTCGAGTACCTCGCCGCTGAGGTATGTAATCTTAAATTCTCGAtctttattgtttaattttgtaattagaaaaaaaaccctaatttttttttgggggaCATTTGAAATTAGGTATTGGAATTGGCTGGAAACGCGGCGAGGGACAACAAGAAGACGAGGATTGTTCCGAGGCATATCCAGCTGGCGGTGAGGAACGACGAGGAGCTGAGTAAGTTGCTGGGAGATGTGACGATTGCTAATGGAGGCGTGATGCCCAATATTCACAACCTTCTTTTGCCCAAGAAGGCTGGCGGTTCGTCGAAGCCATCTGGCGATGACGAttgatcaatcaatcaatcatgtTGTTCTTTTTCGTTTTCTAGATCAGAGTGAATGTTCATATGCTTCAGTTTCTAATGAATTCAAGATTCATACGGTTCTTTTTTCTTCAATGTTTTTGGGATTTTCAATTGAATTGTTAAATTCTTGTTCTTTAAATCATAGACTGCAGtgggtttctcttttttttgtaatttcggATCAAATCAAAATCAAGATGATTCGACTTT
The sequence above is drawn from the Brassica napus cultivar Da-Ae chromosome A8, Da-Ae, whole genome shotgun sequence genome and encodes:
- the LOC106427440 gene encoding probable histone H2A.1, with the protein product MAGRGKTLGSAAAKKATTRSSKAGLQFPVGRIARFLKKGKYAERVGAGAPVYLAAVLEYLAAEVLELAGNAARDNKKTRIVPRHIQLAVRNDEELSKLLGDVTIANGGVMPNIHNLLLPKKAGGSSKPSGDDD